A portion of the Flavobacterium limnophilum genome contains these proteins:
- a CDS encoding ATP-binding protein: MGIQINTNIVCEDASPNPEYLIKSIAEQGYSLETSLADLMDNSISAKADKIEVLIKMNEEPFKLFLADNGLGMDENTLKSSMQFPSNSPEYIRDGLDLGRFGLGMKTASFSQTRCFTVLSRKKGEEKYSGRTWDVEYLKKEKKWRLIVNSQDEIEKLVADYRELSNAFLGQFESFEANTIVIWNGLYKFENYLEEENRQNALKKEITEVTSDYLSLVFHKFMERDKDPINIRINNKILSPFNPFPTYESDFRPIAYKQRNFSTDTIKIEGFVLPSRSIDESKKGLTNWTTKNRGLMDMEGIYIYRADRIILFGGWNGLIKKAPRLQLARLRVEIGNSVDHLLHLNVAKSQIVIPHDLKKAFERYIDELKLEAEKEFFNRGIRDFSNNGQQNRETLFERKSSNRGVLLELNIEFPLLKEIKKELSKEQAAKFNLVLRMINTSINKIRQNHEETTFLNLEEKDGLSVNDIIISLTALKKNGFSSEQIKKDILPGLGFEESSLPEEIKQLLN; encoded by the coding sequence ATGGGGATTCAAATTAACACCAACATTGTATGTGAAGATGCTTCACCGAATCCTGAGTATTTAATTAAATCAATAGCAGAGCAAGGCTATAGTCTTGAAACTTCTCTGGCTGATTTAATGGATAATTCTATTTCTGCAAAAGCTGATAAAATAGAAGTTTTAATTAAAATGAATGAAGAACCATTCAAACTTTTTCTTGCTGATAATGGTCTAGGAATGGATGAAAATACTTTAAAATCAAGTATGCAATTTCCAAGTAATTCCCCTGAATACATTAGAGATGGCCTAGATTTAGGAAGATTTGGACTAGGAATGAAAACAGCCTCTTTTTCACAAACAAGATGCTTTACAGTATTGTCAAGAAAAAAAGGTGAAGAAAAATATTCAGGAAGAACTTGGGATGTTGAGTATTTAAAAAAAGAAAAGAAATGGAGGCTAATTGTTAATTCTCAAGACGAAATAGAAAAATTGGTCGCTGATTATAGAGAATTAAGTAATGCATTTCTTGGGCAATTTGAATCTTTCGAAGCAAATACAATTGTTATATGGAATGGTCTTTACAAGTTTGAAAATTATTTGGAAGAAGAAAATAGACAAAATGCATTAAAAAAAGAAATAACCGAAGTTACATCTGATTATTTGTCACTAGTCTTTCACAAATTTATGGAAAGAGATAAGGATCCAATTAATATACGGATCAACAATAAAATCTTAAGTCCTTTTAATCCATTTCCTACCTACGAATCTGATTTTCGTCCCATCGCATACAAACAAAGAAACTTCAGTACTGACACAATAAAAATTGAAGGCTTTGTATTGCCGTCCAGAAGTATTGACGAATCAAAAAAAGGGTTAACCAATTGGACTACTAAAAACCGAGGCTTAATGGATATGGAAGGCATCTATATTTATAGAGCCGATAGGATTATCTTATTTGGCGGATGGAATGGTCTTATCAAAAAAGCCCCAAGATTGCAACTTGCAAGATTGCGGGTTGAAATTGGAAACAGCGTAGATCATCTTCTTCATTTAAATGTCGCAAAATCTCAAATTGTAATACCACATGATTTAAAGAAAGCTTTTGAAAGATATATTGACGAATTAAAACTAGAAGCTGAAAAAGAATTTTTTAATAGAGGGATTAGAGATTTTTCAAATAATGGTCAACAAAATAGAGAAACTTTATTTGAAAGAAAGTCTTCCAATAGAGGTGTTTTACTTGAATTAAACATTGAATTCCCATTGTTAAAGGAAATAAAAAAGGAATTATCAAAAGAACAAGCTGCTAAGTTTAATCTTGTATTAAGAATGATAAATACTTCAATAAATAAAATTAGACAAAACCATGAGGAAACTACTTTCTTAAATCTTGAAGAAAAAGATGGTCTGTCAGTCAATGACATAATCATTTCATTGACTGCACTTAAAAAAAATGGGTTTTCATCTGAGCAAATTAAAAAAGACATTTTACCAGGACTCGGTTTTG